The proteins below come from a single Kitasatospora sp. NBC_00315 genomic window:
- a CDS encoding LuxR C-terminal-related transcriptional regulator, giving the protein METTSSTPGAGTPRLTRAEALAYAHAVEAGSITPDALRAVLGRLEPEAPGEPAVERLLALQLLRDSVAEPGQLVPVSPHLVYQGLVASIEQEISRLQREMEATRADLAPLQDIYERGSAQYLRVEAVRVVTDLAEVRRVITELAADCQREVMTSQPGGARDEEVLQESLAKAEALLERGVGMRTLYQHTAQFSPATIMYAEHVVPLGAEIRTLGDGFMRMIVFDQHTAILPLRDDPLGALIVQEPNLVGFAAATFERAWTMALPFPSRYDRDQVVAISTDIKMAVIRMLAQGLEDKVIARRMGISLRTCQRHIAEVMERLGARSRVHLGFLISERNVFGHRPHSEGDSVLTLKPVEGAG; this is encoded by the coding sequence TTGGAGACCACGTCGTCCACGCCGGGCGCCGGCACGCCGCGCCTGACCCGCGCGGAGGCCCTCGCCTACGCCCACGCCGTCGAGGCCGGTTCGATCACTCCGGACGCCCTGCGCGCGGTGCTCGGGCGCCTCGAACCCGAGGCGCCCGGCGAGCCCGCGGTCGAGCGGCTGCTCGCCCTCCAGTTGCTCCGCGACTCCGTGGCCGAGCCGGGGCAACTCGTCCCGGTCTCACCGCACCTGGTGTACCAGGGCCTGGTGGCCTCGATCGAGCAGGAGATCTCGCGACTGCAGCGCGAGATGGAGGCGACCCGGGCCGACCTGGCGCCGCTTCAGGACATCTACGAACGGGGCAGTGCCCAGTACCTGCGGGTCGAGGCGGTCCGGGTCGTCACGGACCTCGCCGAGGTACGGCGGGTGATCACCGAGCTGGCCGCCGACTGCCAGCGGGAGGTGATGACCTCCCAGCCCGGCGGTGCCCGGGACGAGGAGGTCCTGCAGGAGTCGCTGGCCAAGGCCGAGGCACTCCTGGAGCGCGGCGTCGGCATGCGCACGCTCTACCAGCACACGGCCCAGTTCAGCCCGGCCACCATCATGTACGCCGAACACGTCGTGCCGCTCGGGGCGGAGATCAGGACGCTGGGCGACGGGTTCATGCGGATGATCGTCTTCGATCAGCACACCGCGATCCTCCCGCTGCGCGACGATCCGCTCGGGGCCCTCATCGTCCAGGAGCCCAACCTGGTGGGGTTCGCCGCCGCCACCTTCGAACGGGCCTGGACGATGGCGCTGCCCTTCCCCAGCCGCTACGACCGGGACCAGGTGGTGGCGATCTCGACGGACATCAAGATGGCCGTCATCCGGATGCTCGCCCAGGGGCTGGAGGACAAGGTGATCGCCCGCCGGATGGGCATCTCGCTGCGGACCTGCCAACGGCACATCGCGGAGGTCATGGAGCGTCTCGGCGCCCGCAGCCGCGTGCATCTGGGCTTCCTGATCAGCGAGCGGAACGTTTTCGGTCATCGCCCGCACAGCGAGGGTGATTCCGTCCTCACGCTGAAGCCGGTCGAGGGCGCCGGCTGA
- a CDS encoding nuclear transport factor 2 family protein, translating into MLKQAENTSRTAEDQVRTYYDLVDAGDVAGLVALFTPEAVYFRPGYELPFAGHAEIAAFYTSGRIIDTGSHSLAQVVTDRNGVAVHGEFRGILKDGTRVAFRFADFFALAADGRFSRRDTFYFMPPA; encoded by the coding sequence ATGCTGAAGCAGGCAGAGAACACCAGCCGCACCGCCGAGGACCAGGTCCGCACCTACTACGACCTGGTGGACGCCGGGGACGTGGCCGGCCTGGTGGCACTGTTCACCCCCGAGGCGGTGTACTTCCGCCCGGGTTACGAACTCCCGTTCGCCGGCCACGCCGAGATCGCCGCGTTCTACACCTCCGGCCGGATCATCGACACCGGCTCGCACAGCCTGGCCCAGGTGGTCACCGACCGGAACGGAGTCGCCGTCCACGGCGAATTCCGGGGAATTCTCAAGGACGGGACGAGGGTCGCCTTCCGCTTCGCCGACTTCTTCGCCCTCGCGGCCGACGGCCGCTTCTCCCGCCGCGACACGTTCTACTTCATGCCCCCGGCCTGA
- a CDS encoding branched-chain amino acid aminotransferase, protein MTIQDTSLPTAASTQLRPVHGELFTDHMVSITYSPESGWSRPELRLREDLAMNPAMIGLHYGQVIFEGLKAYRQTDDSMALFRPRMHAARFRRSAARLTMPEMPEELFLRAAEEVVAADANWLSDDPELSMYLRPLLYGTDASLALRPSREYQFLMMAFITGAFFGAGVKPVKVWINHDYPRAAPGGTGDVKCAANYGPAFRAQMAAEDAGCDQVVWLDAVEKRWIEEMGGMNLFFVRGSGRDATVVSPQLTGTLLPGVTRNTLLSLAARLGYTPREERIALDQLRAEAAAGVITEMFACGTAAVVTPVGEVHDRIGGDFSVNGGAAGPVTLSLRKALTDLHHGVTADPEGWLHRVK, encoded by the coding sequence ATGACCATCCAGGACACCAGCCTGCCGACCGCCGCCTCCACCCAGCTGCGCCCCGTCCACGGCGAGCTGTTCACCGACCACATGGTGAGCATCACCTACTCCCCCGAGTCCGGCTGGTCCCGCCCCGAGCTGCGGCTGCGCGAGGATCTGGCGATGAACCCGGCGATGATCGGCCTGCACTACGGCCAGGTGATCTTCGAGGGGCTCAAGGCCTACCGCCAGACCGACGACAGCATGGCGCTCTTCCGTCCCCGGATGCACGCCGCCCGCTTCCGCCGCTCGGCCGCCCGGCTCACCATGCCCGAGATGCCCGAGGAGCTGTTCCTGCGGGCCGCCGAGGAGGTCGTCGCCGCCGACGCCAACTGGCTCTCGGACGACCCCGAGCTCAGCATGTACCTGCGCCCGCTGCTCTACGGCACCGACGCCAGTCTCGCCCTGCGCCCGTCCCGCGAGTACCAGTTCCTCATGATGGCGTTCATCACCGGTGCCTTCTTCGGCGCCGGGGTGAAGCCGGTCAAGGTCTGGATCAACCACGACTACCCCCGGGCCGCGCCCGGCGGCACCGGCGACGTGAAGTGCGCCGCCAACTACGGGCCGGCCTTCCGTGCCCAGATGGCCGCCGAGGACGCCGGCTGCGACCAGGTGGTCTGGCTCGACGCGGTGGAGAAGCGCTGGATCGAGGAGATGGGCGGCATGAACCTCTTCTTCGTCCGGGGCAGCGGCCGCGACGCCACGGTGGTCAGCCCCCAGCTCACCGGTACGCTGCTGCCCGGCGTCACCCGCAACACCCTGCTGTCGCTGGCCGCTCGGCTGGGCTACACGCCCCGCGAGGAGCGCATCGCGCTGGACCAGCTGCGGGCCGAGGCCGCGGCCGGTGTGATCACCGAGATGTTCGCCTGCGGCACGGCCGCCGTGGTCACCCCGGTCGGCGAGGTGCACGACCGGATCGGCGGCGACTTCAGCGTCAACGGCGGCGCGGCCGGCCCGGTCACGCTGTCCCTGCGCAAGGCGCTGACCGACCTGCACCACGGCGTGACGGCCGACCCGGAGGGCTGGCTGCATCGGGTGAAGTGA
- a CDS encoding amino acid adenylation domain-containing protein, translated as MIPLSYAQRRLWFIDRLEGPSATYNVPVVLRLTGELDVPALRGALADVVARHESLRTLFPEQDGHPYQHILDPAEAVPALEVIRTTETFLARRLQDASRYVFDLAGEVPLHARLFAVGPREHVLLVVMHHIVSDGWSLGPLLRDLTEAYTARRGGGEPQWDELEVQYADYTLWQQELLADEEDPGSVAGSQLAHWKEQLADLPEELRLPLDRPRPSVPSFRGDSVLAETGPELHHRLQQLAGDENATLFMLLQAAFSAVLSRFGAGTDVPLGTPVAGRPDEALEDLVGFFVNTLVLRTDTSGDPTFRELLGRVRDTDLVAFENQDIPFDRLVELLNPVRSGSRHPLFQVMLVLQNNAQGEPALPELEVRGETTSTGAAKFDLTMAVRERFDTDGRPQGLAFGLEYATDLFDAGTAERLLAATLRLLAAVAGAPDAPIGRHGVLAEEELHQLLVEWNDTSAEYASDRCVHELFEEQVARTPDAVALVFEDVSVSYRELNARANRLARHLGESGIGRGSVVGVFLERGIDLVVATLAVLKAGGGGYTQLDPKFPTDRLTAVLGEIRAEAVVTCDELADRLADSGARLRYVRVDGEAESIAGRESGDLGVEVSVEDVACVMFTSGSTGRPKGVIAPHRAVVGTFLAQSYADFGPGMRVLQCAPVSWDAFALELFGAILFGGTAVLQPGQDPEPAVIARLIAQHHITTVHVSASLLNFLLDEYPGVFTGVRQIMTGGEAASVAHVRRALTDYPGIRLVNGYSPAESMIFTTTHTITTTDTETGTIPVGKPITNKRVYVLDHALRPVPRGVTGELYMAGVGLARGYANRPDLTAERFVAHPWGDPGERMYRTGDLVRWTTDGTLEYAGRADSQVKIRGFRVEPAEIETVIGRHPHVVQCAVLVREDRPGDKRLTAYIVPTPDHDLSSQALRTHCADLLPEYMVPAAFVRLDALPRTNNGKLDRRALPAPAFGADSHGRAPRTPREEILCGLFAEILDLPAVTIDDSFFDLGGHSLLAARLISRIRTTLGAELGIRTLFRTPTPGGLADHLDSATTQDSRPTLRRTERPERLPLSPAQQRLWFVGQLEGPSATYNLPAALRLRGALDRPALTEALADLIGRHEALRTRFPAQDGQPAQEIVPTAEARELLPLPVTELVPRPGEDPEEALTRAVDAACTGVLDLATGLPLRTELIRVAEDDHVLVLVMHHIASDGWSLGVLLRDLTAAYRARRSGEAPDWEPLPVQYADYTLWQRELLGDDEDGSSRANRQSTYWKEQLAGLPEETRLPVDRPRSPVPSHRGYAVKALLGAEHHRGLERLARSGQVTMFMVLQAALATLLTRLGAGTDLPIGSAIAGRNDEALDDLVGFFVNTLVLRTDTSGDPAFTELLGRVRETDLAAYANQDIPFDRLVEAVNPARSLARHPLFQVMLVLQNQQSPGGGLDFGDVRAEPIPVGRGSSKFDFTVGVEEFRAEDGSAGGMELLLDYSTDLFDESTATRMIDSLVRLLESVVAEPGLAISRLEILSDAQHAELTATPPAPRLPDTTLWRRFAERAAEAPEATALVFGRQRLGYRELAERAGRLAHHLAANGVRRGDLVGVHLHRGPDQVVALLAALAAGAGYTMLDTEFPPERLSAALAATGAALVVTEPALRERLDTGATVVDVDDPVLAGLPARAPDGPSHRSTAEDIACVMFTSGSTGTPKGVAASHRALLATYLDQDYADFGPGEVFLQCSPVSWDAFALELFGALLHGGTVVLQPGQRPEPAEVAALTAEHGVTMLQLSASLFNYLVDEHLPELGSVRTAFTGGEPASVAHLRSALAARPDLRVVNGYGPAESMGFTTCRTVLAQDTRGVSVPIGVPVTHKRAYVLDAALRPVLPGVVGEVYLGGAGLAHGYLGRPGTTAERFVADPYGPPGARLYRTGDLARRRADGVLEYAGRGDEQVKVRGFRVEPAEVEAALAAHPSVAQVAAVVREDRPGDRCLVAYAVPASGHRIDPAALSAHARDLLPDYLVPSAVVPLDALPRTANGKLDRRALPAPVHRAAEDGRAPRTPREEVLCGLFAEILGLPAVTIDDNFFELGGHSLLAARLVGRLRAVLGEDLTVRRLFLAPTVATLVEQLGAPRADGPDALGAVLALRRTGTLEPLFCLHPAAGISWVYAGLLPYLDPQRPLYGLQSPALTAPGTTPGTVRELAAQHLREIRRIQPHGPYHLLGWSFGGVLAQELAVRLQADGEEVALLALLDGYPGQSPQDGGVPDPRSPELLAALLDSLGLPRPASGPVGPQDLVRLAADRSSPLAGLDREQLVTLAEVFAANMALGGRAAPDHFTGDLLFFQATRGRTADSPDPAGWRRHTGGRIDLHEVPVPHGAMTTPAALALIGPVLRARLRAADPVPH; from the coding sequence ATGATCCCGCTGTCGTACGCCCAGCGGCGCCTCTGGTTCATCGACCGCTTGGAGGGGCCGAGCGCCACCTACAACGTGCCGGTGGTCCTGCGCCTGACCGGCGAGCTCGACGTCCCCGCGCTGCGCGGCGCCCTCGCGGACGTGGTGGCCCGCCACGAGAGCCTGCGCACCCTGTTCCCCGAGCAGGACGGCCACCCCTACCAGCACATCCTCGATCCGGCCGAGGCCGTCCCGGCCCTGGAGGTGATCCGCACCACGGAGACCTTCCTCGCCCGCCGGCTCCAGGACGCCTCCCGGTACGTCTTCGACCTGGCCGGTGAAGTCCCCCTGCACGCCCGGCTGTTCGCGGTGGGGCCGCGGGAGCACGTGCTGCTGGTGGTGATGCACCACATCGTCAGCGACGGCTGGTCCCTCGGACCGCTGCTGCGCGACCTGACCGAGGCGTACACCGCCCGCCGCGGCGGCGGCGAGCCGCAGTGGGACGAACTGGAGGTCCAGTACGCCGACTACACGCTCTGGCAGCAGGAGCTGCTCGCCGACGAGGAGGACCCGGGCAGCGTCGCCGGGAGCCAGCTCGCCCACTGGAAGGAGCAGTTGGCGGACCTCCCGGAGGAGCTGCGGCTCCCGCTGGACCGGCCGAGGCCCAGCGTGCCGAGCTTTCGCGGCGACTCGGTGCTCGCCGAGACCGGGCCGGAGCTGCACCACCGGCTGCAACAGCTGGCCGGCGACGAGAACGCCACGCTCTTCATGCTGCTCCAGGCCGCCTTCTCGGCGGTGCTGAGCCGCTTCGGCGCCGGGACGGACGTCCCCCTCGGCACCCCGGTGGCGGGCCGCCCGGACGAGGCACTGGAGGACCTGGTCGGGTTCTTCGTCAACACGCTGGTGCTGCGCACCGACACCTCCGGCGACCCGACCTTCCGCGAGCTGCTCGGCCGGGTCCGCGACACCGACCTGGTCGCCTTCGAGAACCAGGACATCCCGTTCGACCGGCTGGTGGAGCTGCTCAACCCGGTCCGTTCCGGCTCCCGGCACCCGCTGTTCCAGGTGATGCTGGTCCTGCAGAACAACGCCCAGGGCGAGCCGGCCCTGCCGGAGCTGGAGGTCCGGGGGGAGACCACCTCGACCGGCGCCGCGAAGTTCGACCTGACGATGGCCGTCCGCGAGCGCTTCGACACGGACGGCCGCCCGCAGGGGCTGGCCTTCGGCCTGGAGTACGCCACCGACCTCTTCGATGCGGGCACCGCCGAACGGCTGCTCGCCGCGACCCTCCGGTTGCTGGCCGCCGTGGCCGGCGCGCCCGACGCGCCGATCGGACGGCACGGCGTCCTGGCCGAGGAGGAGCTGCACCAACTGCTGGTGGAGTGGAACGACACCTCCGCCGAGTACGCCTCGGACCGCTGCGTCCACGAGCTCTTCGAGGAGCAGGTCGCGCGGACCCCGGACGCGGTGGCGCTGGTCTTCGAGGACGTCTCGGTGTCCTACCGGGAGCTGAACGCCCGGGCCAACCGGCTGGCCCGCCACCTGGGCGAAAGCGGCATCGGCCGGGGCTCGGTGGTCGGCGTGTTCCTGGAGCGCGGGATCGACCTGGTGGTCGCGACGCTGGCCGTCCTCAAGGCCGGCGGCGGCGGCTACACCCAGCTCGACCCGAAGTTCCCGACCGACCGGCTGACCGCCGTGCTCGGCGAGATCCGCGCCGAGGCCGTGGTCACCTGCGACGAGCTGGCGGACCGGCTGGCGGATTCGGGCGCCCGGTTGCGGTACGTCCGGGTGGACGGGGAGGCGGAGTCGATAGCCGGGCGGGAGTCCGGCGACCTCGGGGTCGAGGTGTCGGTGGAGGACGTCGCCTGCGTGATGTTCACCTCCGGCTCCACCGGCCGCCCCAAGGGCGTCATCGCCCCCCACCGCGCGGTGGTCGGCACCTTCCTCGCCCAGTCCTACGCCGACTTCGGCCCCGGGATGCGCGTCCTGCAGTGCGCCCCCGTCTCCTGGGACGCCTTCGCCCTCGAACTCTTCGGCGCCATCCTCTTCGGCGGCACCGCCGTCCTCCAACCCGGCCAGGACCCGGAGCCCGCCGTCATCGCCCGCCTCATCGCCCAGCACCACATCACCACCGTCCACGTCTCCGCCAGCCTGCTCAACTTCCTCCTCGACGAATACCCCGGCGTCTTCACCGGCGTCCGCCAGATCATGACCGGCGGCGAAGCCGCCTCCGTCGCCCACGTCCGCCGCGCCCTCACCGACTACCCCGGCATCCGACTCGTCAACGGCTACTCCCCCGCCGAATCCATGATCTTCACCACCACCCACACCATCACCACCACCGACACCGAAACCGGCACCATCCCCGTCGGCAAACCCATCACCAACAAACGCGTCTACGTCCTGGACCACGCACTGCGCCCCGTACCCCGAGGCGTCACCGGCGAGCTCTACATGGCCGGCGTGGGGCTGGCCCGCGGCTACGCCAACCGGCCCGACCTCACCGCCGAACGCTTCGTCGCCCACCCCTGGGGCGACCCCGGCGAACGCATGTACCGCACCGGCGACCTCGTCCGCTGGACCACCGACGGCACCCTCGAATACGCCGGCCGCGCCGACTCCCAGGTCAAGATCCGCGGCTTCCGCGTCGAACCCGCCGAGATCGAGACCGTCATCGGACGCCACCCACACGTCGTCCAGTGCGCCGTCCTCGTCCGCGAGGACCGCCCCGGCGACAAACGCCTCACCGCCTACATCGTCCCCACCCCCGACCACGACCTGAGCAGTCAGGCCCTGCGCACCCACTGCGCCGACCTGCTCCCCGAGTACATGGTCCCCGCCGCCTTCGTCCGACTCGACGCCCTGCCCCGGACCAACAACGGCAAGCTGGACCGCCGCGCGCTGCCCGCACCCGCCTTCGGCGCGGACTCCCACGGACGCGCGCCCCGCACCCCGCGCGAGGAGATCCTCTGCGGCCTGTTCGCGGAGATCCTCGACCTCCCCGCCGTCACCATCGACGACAGCTTCTTCGACCTCGGCGGCCACTCCCTGCTCGCCGCCCGCCTCATCTCCCGCATCCGCACCACACTCGGCGCCGAACTCGGCATCCGGACGCTGTTCCGCACGCCCACCCCCGGCGGCCTCGCCGACCACTTGGACAGCGCCACCACCCAGGACAGCCGCCCCACCCTGCGCCGGACCGAGCGGCCGGAACGCCTCCCGCTCTCCCCCGCCCAGCAACGCCTCTGGTTCGTCGGCCAGTTGGAGGGGCCGAGCGCGACCTACAACCTGCCCGCCGCGCTGCGCCTGCGGGGCGCACTGGACCGGCCGGCGCTGACCGAGGCACTGGCCGATCTGATCGGACGCCACGAGGCCCTGCGCACCCGGTTCCCCGCCCAGGACGGGCAGCCCGCCCAGGAGATCGTGCCGACGGCCGAGGCCCGTGAGCTGCTCCCGCTGCCCGTGACGGAGCTCGTCCCGCGACCGGGGGAGGACCCGGAGGAGGCGCTCACCCGCGCGGTGGACGCGGCCTGCACCGGGGTCCTCGACCTCGCCACCGGGCTGCCGCTGCGCACCGAGCTGATCCGCGTCGCCGAGGACGACCACGTCCTCGTCCTGGTGATGCACCACATCGCCAGTGACGGCTGGTCGCTGGGCGTCCTGCTCCGGGATCTGACCGCCGCCTACCGGGCGCGGCGCTCCGGCGAGGCGCCCGACTGGGAGCCGCTGCCGGTCCAGTACGCCGACTACACCCTCTGGCAGCGCGAGCTGCTCGGCGACGACGAGGACGGATCGAGCCGCGCCAACCGCCAGAGCACCTACTGGAAGGAGCAGTTGGCCGGCCTGCCGGAGGAGACCAGGCTGCCGGTCGACCGCCCGCGCTCCCCCGTGCCCAGCCACCGCGGCTACGCCGTGAAGGCGCTGCTGGGCGCCGAGCACCACCGCGGACTGGAGCGGCTGGCCCGCAGCGGCCAGGTCACCATGTTCATGGTGCTGCAGGCCGCCCTCGCCACCCTGCTCACCCGGCTCGGCGCCGGCACCGACCTGCCGATCGGCTCCGCGATCGCCGGCCGCAACGACGAGGCACTGGACGACCTGGTCGGGTTCTTCGTCAACACGCTGGTGCTGCGCACCGACACCTCCGGCGACCCGGCCTTCACCGAACTCCTCGGCCGGGTGCGGGAGACCGACCTCGCCGCGTACGCCAACCAGGACATCCCCTTCGACCGGCTGGTGGAGGCCGTCAACCCGGCCCGCTCGCTGGCCCGGCACCCGCTGTTCCAGGTGATGCTGGTCCTGCAGAACCAGCAGAGCCCCGGCGGCGGGCTGGACTTCGGCGACGTCCGGGCCGAGCCGATACCGGTCGGCCGTGGCTCCTCGAAGTTCGACTTCACCGTGGGGGTCGAGGAGTTCCGCGCCGAGGACGGCTCCGCCGGCGGCATGGAACTGCTGCTGGACTACTCCACCGACCTGTTCGACGAGTCGACCGCGACCCGGATGATCGACTCCCTGGTCCGGCTGCTGGAGTCGGTGGTCGCCGAACCGGGCCTCGCGATCAGCCGGTTGGAGATCCTCTCGGACGCCCAGCACGCCGAGCTGACCGCGACGCCCCCGGCCCCGCGGCTGCCCGACACCACCCTGTGGCGGCGGTTCGCCGAGCGTGCCGCCGAGGCACCGGAGGCCACCGCCCTGGTCTTCGGCCGGCAGCGCCTCGGCTACCGCGAACTCGCCGAACGGGCCGGTCGGCTGGCCCACCACCTGGCGGCGAACGGGGTCCGCCGGGGCGATCTGGTCGGGGTGCACCTGCACCGCGGTCCCGACCAGGTGGTGGCCCTGCTGGCGGCCCTGGCCGCCGGCGCCGGATACACCATGCTGGACACCGAGTTCCCGCCCGAACGGCTGTCCGCCGCGCTGGCCGCGACCGGCGCCGCGCTCGTGGTGACCGAGCCCGCCCTGCGGGAGCGGTTGGACACCGGCGCGACCGTGGTCGACGTCGACGATCCGGTGCTGGCCGGCCTCCCGGCACGGGCGCCCGACGGACCGTCGCACCGGTCGACGGCCGAGGACATCGCCTGCGTGATGTTCACCTCCGGCTCCACCGGCACGCCCAAGGGCGTCGCCGCCTCGCACCGCGCCCTGCTGGCCACCTATCTCGACCAGGACTACGCGGACTTCGGCCCCGGCGAGGTCTTCCTGCAGTGCTCGCCGGTGTCCTGGGACGCCTTCGCCCTGGAGCTGTTCGGCGCCCTGCTGCACGGCGGCACGGTGGTCCTGCAGCCCGGGCAGCGGCCCGAGCCCGCCGAGGTGGCCGCGCTCACCGCCGAGCACGGGGTGACCATGCTCCAGCTGTCCGCCAGCCTCTTCAACTACCTGGTGGACGAGCACCTTCCGGAGCTGGGGAGCGTCCGCACCGCCTTCACCGGCGGGGAGCCCGCCTCGGTGGCGCACCTACGGTCCGCACTGGCGGCCCGGCCGGACCTCCGGGTCGTCAACGGCTACGGACCGGCCGAGAGCATGGGTTTCACCACCTGCCGGACGGTGCTCGCCCAGGACACCCGGGGCGTGTCCGTCCCGATCGGGGTCCCGGTCACCCACAAGCGGGCGTACGTGCTCGACGCCGCACTGCGGCCGGTGCTGCCCGGTGTGGTCGGCGAGGTGTACCTCGGTGGCGCGGGCCTGGCACACGGCTACCTGGGCCGGCCGGGAACCACCGCCGAGCGCTTCGTCGCGGACCCGTACGGGCCGCCCGGGGCCAGGCTGTACCGGACCGGCGACCTGGCCCGCCGCCGCGCCGACGGCGTGCTGGAGTACGCCGGACGCGGGGACGAGCAGGTCAAGGTCCGCGGCTTCCGGGTGGAGCCCGCCGAGGTGGAGGCCGCCCTGGCCGCGCACCCCTCGGTCGCCCAGGTCGCCGCCGTGGTCCGGGAGGACCGGCCCGGTGACCGCTGCCTGGTGGCGTACGCCGTCCCGGCCTCCGGCCACCGGATCGATCCCGCCGCGCTGTCCGCCCACGCCCGCGACCTTCTGCCCGACTACCTCGTCCCGTCCGCCGTCGTCCCGCTGGACGCGCTGCCGCGGACGGCCAACGGCAAACTGGACCGGCGCGCCCTGCCGGCTCCCGTCCACCGCGCCGCCGAGGACGGCCGGGCCCCCCGAACTCCGCGCGAGGAGGTGCTCTGCGGCCTGTTCGCCGAGATCCTCGGCCTGCCCGCGGTGACCATCGACGACAACTTCTTCGAACTCGGCGGCCACTCCCTGCTCGCCGCCCGCCTGGTCGGCCGGCTCCGCGCCGTCCTCGGTGAGGACCTGACCGTCCGCCGGCTGTTCCTCGCGCCCACCGTGGCCACCCTGGTCGAACAGCTCGGGGCACCCCGGGCGGACGGGCCGGACGCCCTGGGCGCGGTGCTGGCGCTACGCCGGACGGGCACCCTGGAGCCGCTGTTCTGCCTGCACCCGGCGGCCGGGATCAGCTGGGTGTACGCCGGGCTGCTCCCCTACCTGGATCCGCAACGGCCGCTGTACGGCCTGCAGTCACCCGCTCTGACGGCGCCCGGCACGACGCCGGGGACAGTCCGCGAGCTCGCGGCGCAGCACCTGCGGGAGATCCGGCGGATCCAGCCGCACGGCCCCTACCACCTGCTCGGCTGGTCCTTCGGCGGCGTCCTCGCGCAGGAGCTGGCCGTCCGGTTGCAGGCGGACGGCGAGGAGGTCGCCCTGCTGGCCCTCCTGGACGGCTATCCGGGGCAGAGCCCGCAGGACGGCGGGGTGCCGGACCCGCGCTCGCCCGAACTGCTCGCCGCACTGCTGGACTCGCTCGGGCTGCCCAGGCCCGCGTCCGGGCCGGTGGGCCCGCAGGACCTGGTCCGGCTGGCCGCCGACCGCAGCAGCCCGCTGGCCGGCCTCGACCGGGAGCAACTGGTGACGCTCGCCGAGGTGTTCGCCGCCAACATGGCGCTCGGCGGACGGGCGGCCCCTGACCACTTCACAGGTGACCTGCTGTTCTTCCAGGCCACCCGGGGCCGCACCGCCGACTCGCCCGATCCCGCCGGTTGGCGGCGGCACACGGGCGGCCGGATCGACCTGCACGAGGTGCCCGTGCCGCACGGAGCCATGACCACGCCGGCGGCCCTGGCGTTGATCGGCCCCGTACTGCGCGCCCGGCTGCGCGCCGCCGACCCCGTCCCGCACTGA